The following proteins are encoded in a genomic region of Sebastes fasciatus isolate fSebFas1 chromosome 12, fSebFas1.pri, whole genome shotgun sequence:
- the cd22 gene encoding B-cell receptor CD22 isoform X2 — translation MEKMLLMLVLLMPGTVSAGWSVTFDNPNPCALKGSSVELSCSYNYTDGETVIKTAWYKGELKDGTWRRVELSDLPSYQNRSEYFGDQLHDCGLAIHDLQDSDSGHYYFRFDTETYGRRSKESVYLTVTELRASVYPESVRAGDTVTLKCGTYTSTSYQLPSTVWFKDGRPVAEPVFQAQAEDAGNYSCAVKGQESVLSDPVALDVQYPPLNVSVEVSYHGPLTEGSSVNLTCSSAANPAADSYTWYRVSTGSMLQVGSGQVLSLPSVDASHTGLYLCRAGNHLGGNNSTEVLLTVDETDINRVVLFVGIGVKVFIILLLPLVIIRAWRLRRNSAVDKEENGHDYENINLKS, via the exons ATGGAGAAGATGCTCCTAATGCTGGTGCTTCTGATGCCAG GAACAGTGAGTGCTGGTTGGTCAGTGACGTTTGATAACCCAAATCCGTGTGCTTTAAAGGGATCATCAGTGGAGCTCAGCTGCTCATACAACTACACAGACGGGGAAACTGTTATAAAGACTGCATGGTACAAAGGGGAATTAAAAGATGGCACCTGGAGACGCGTTGAGCTCTCAGACCTTCCTTCATATCAAAATCGTTCTGAATATTTTGGCGACCAGCTGCACGACTGTGGCCTTGCGATTCACGATCTGCAGGATAGTGACAGTGGACATTACTACTTCAGGTTTGATACGGAGACGTATGGGAGGCGGAGTAAAGAATCAGTGTATCTGACTGTCACAG AGCTGAGAGCCAGTGTTTACCCTGAGAGTGTGAGAGCAGGAGACACCGTGACTCTTAAATGTGGAACATACACGAGCACATCCTACCAACTTCCCAGCACAGTTTGGTTCAAAGATGGACGTCCAGTAGCCGAACCAGTGTTCCAGGCTCAAGCCGAGGATGCTGGGAATTATTCATGTGCTGTCAAAGGACAGGAGTCAGTGCTATCTGACCCTGTGGCTCTGGATGTTCAGT ATCCTCCATTGAATGTGTCAGTTGAGGTGAGTTATCATGGCCCCCTGACAGAGGGCAGCAGTGTGAACCTGACCTGCAGCAGTGCTGCTAACCCTGCAGCAGACAGCTACACCTGGTACAGGGTTAGTACTGGCTCCATGCTGCAGGTGGGATCAGGACAGGTGCTGTCCCTCCCCTCTGTGGACGCGTCCCACACTGGACTCTACCTCTGCCGGGCCGGGAACCATCTAGGGGGAAACAACTCAACTGAGGTGCTGCTGACAGTGGACGAAACAGACA TTAACCGTGTCGTCCTCTTTGTTGGTATTGGAGTCAAAGTCTTTATCATCCTGTTGCTTCCACTGGTTATTATCCGGGCATG GAGGCTGAGACGTAACTCTGCTGTGGATAAAGAG GAGAACGGCCATGATTATGAAAACATCAACCTAAAGAGCTGA
- the cd22 gene encoding B-cell receptor CD22 isoform X1, whose amino-acid sequence MEKMLLMLVLLMPGTVSAGWSVTFDNPNPCALKGSSVELSCSYNYTDGETVIKTAWYKGELKDGTWRRVELSDLPSYQNRSEYFGDQLHDCGLAIHDLQDSDSGHYYFRFDTETYGRRSKESVYLTVTDAELRASVYPESVRAGDTVTLKCGTYTSTSYQLPSTVWFKDGRPVAEPVFQAQAEDAGNYSCAVKGQESVLSDPVALDVQYPPLNVSVEVSYHGPLTEGSSVNLTCSSAANPAADSYTWYRVSTGSMLQVGSGQVLSLPSVDASHTGLYLCRAGNHLGGNNSTEVLLTVDETDINRVVLFVGIGVKVFIILLLPLVIIRAWRLRRNSAVDKEENGHDYENINLKS is encoded by the exons ATGGAGAAGATGCTCCTAATGCTGGTGCTTCTGATGCCAG GAACAGTGAGTGCTGGTTGGTCAGTGACGTTTGATAACCCAAATCCGTGTGCTTTAAAGGGATCATCAGTGGAGCTCAGCTGCTCATACAACTACACAGACGGGGAAACTGTTATAAAGACTGCATGGTACAAAGGGGAATTAAAAGATGGCACCTGGAGACGCGTTGAGCTCTCAGACCTTCCTTCATATCAAAATCGTTCTGAATATTTTGGCGACCAGCTGCACGACTGTGGCCTTGCGATTCACGATCTGCAGGATAGTGACAGTGGACATTACTACTTCAGGTTTGATACGGAGACGTATGGGAGGCGGAGTAAAGAATCAGTGTATCTGACTGTCACAG ATGCAGAGCTGAGAGCCAGTGTTTACCCTGAGAGTGTGAGAGCAGGAGACACCGTGACTCTTAAATGTGGAACATACACGAGCACATCCTACCAACTTCCCAGCACAGTTTGGTTCAAAGATGGACGTCCAGTAGCCGAACCAGTGTTCCAGGCTCAAGCCGAGGATGCTGGGAATTATTCATGTGCTGTCAAAGGACAGGAGTCAGTGCTATCTGACCCTGTGGCTCTGGATGTTCAGT ATCCTCCATTGAATGTGTCAGTTGAGGTGAGTTATCATGGCCCCCTGACAGAGGGCAGCAGTGTGAACCTGACCTGCAGCAGTGCTGCTAACCCTGCAGCAGACAGCTACACCTGGTACAGGGTTAGTACTGGCTCCATGCTGCAGGTGGGATCAGGACAGGTGCTGTCCCTCCCCTCTGTGGACGCGTCCCACACTGGACTCTACCTCTGCCGGGCCGGGAACCATCTAGGGGGAAACAACTCAACTGAGGTGCTGCTGACAGTGGACGAAACAGACA TTAACCGTGTCGTCCTCTTTGTTGGTATTGGAGTCAAAGTCTTTATCATCCTGTTGCTTCCACTGGTTATTATCCGGGCATG GAGGCTGAGACGTAACTCTGCTGTGGATAAAGAG GAGAACGGCCATGATTATGAAAACATCAACCTAAAGAGCTGA
- the LOC141779776 gene encoding vascular cell adhesion protein 1, giving the protein MGGRVAQSCWLLITLSLKGILAGDWSVRLPSSPICAVIGSSVVLPCSYDYPQSSNETKEEGRLSTQGGGGGQQGQQYKVLSEMWCLENSRCMTQRYVFHSAGIFPEPSYQNRVEYLGQPGTKNCSLRISDLRQSDSGSYVFYLITSHPTQKMPEQSGIQLLVAEVTSDDSGSYYCQIQTGDKVQNSTVLPVDVEYSPRNTAVSVSPAAELQDGVPVTLTCSSDANPPVQTYTWYQGAACLPAADKNLHQARRSPATPSGRGSTLSSASITTEDSGQHCCVASNRRGSQTESVTLTGSKGGRLIIIGVTVAVLLAIMALVAFLTRRRKPSRQQAYVLAETTATAP; this is encoded by the exons atgGGTGGACGAGTGGCACAGAGCTGCTGGCTACTGATCACACTCTCTCTGAAAG GTATTCTTGCAGGTGATTGGTCAGTTCGTCTCCCATCCAGTCCTAtctgtgctgtgattggctcCTCTGTGGTTCTCCCTTGTTCCTATGACTACCCCCAAAGTTCTAATGAAACCAAGGAAGAAGGACGGCTCTCTACTCAG ggtggtggaggaggacaaCAAGGACAGCAGTACAAAGTTTTGTCTGAGATGTGGTGTCTTGAAAACAGTCGCTGTATGACACAGAG atATGTCTTCCACAGTGCCGGCATCTTCCCAGAACCGTCCTACCAGAACAGGGTGGAGTACCTGGGACAACCAGGGACAAAGAACTGCTCTCTGAGGATTTCTGATCTGAGGCAGTCGGACAGTGGGTCATACGTGTTTTACCTCATCACCAGCCACCCTACACAGAAGATGCCAGAGCAGAGCGGCATTCAGCTCCTGGTGGCAG AGGTTACATCTGATGACTCTGGCAGCTACTACTGTCAGATACAGACTGGAGATAAAGTGCAGAACTCAACCGTGCTGCCCGTTGACGTAGAGT ACTCTCCTCGAAACACAGCCGTCTCAGTCTCTCCTGCTGCAGAGCTACAGGACGGAGTTCCTGTGACTCTGACCTGCAGCAGTGATGCCAACCCACCTGTCCAAACATACACCTGGTACCAGGGTGCAGCATGTCTCCCTGCAGCAGACAAAAACTTGCATCAGGCAAGACGATCCCCGGCTACACCCTCCGGACGAGGCTCGACGCTCAGCAGCGCCAGCATCACCACTGAGGACAGTGGGCAGCACTGCTGTGTAGCAAGCAACAGACGCGGATCACAGACCGAGAGCGTAACACTCACAGGCTCCAAAG GAGGCAGATTGATCATTATCGGCGTGACCGTCGCTGTTCTACTGGCTATCATGGCATTAGTGGCTTTTCTGACAAG GAGACGGAAGCCATCCAGGCAACAGGCATACGTCCTCGCTGAGACAACAGCTACAGCACCTTAA